The genomic interval TGGTGGAACTATAAATTCAAACAATCTTTACATAACATTTAATACCTCCATATATTTTGTTTCAATCCTTGTTTTGGTGGAACTATAAATTCAAACCGTTTCAGTCCGCTGGTATAAGCAAATTTGACTTTGAGTTTCAATCCTTGTTTTGGTGGAACTATAAATTCAAACATATAATATCGGGGTAGATACAGGGGGGACATGGTTGTTTCAATCCTTGTTTTGGTGGAACTATAAATTCAAACAAATAGATGGATAACCAATGTAACTAAACGAATAAAGTTTCAATCCTTGTTTTGGTGGAACTATAAATTCAAACGATTTTGCCGCTTTGGCAAATGGACTACCAGTTGAACGTTTCAATCCTTGTTTTGGTGGAACTATAAATTCAAACTCTGAGTGATATAGCATCAAGTTTCTTCGTGTTAAGTTTCAATCCTTGTTTTGGTGGAACTATAAATTCAAACTGTTTGTTAGTGATGTTTTTAGTAATCCTATTACTGGTTTCAATCCTTGTTTTGGTGGAACTATAAATTCAAACGGTAATGACCCAATGAATGGAGTATGTCCGTATCTCAGTTTCAATCCTTGTTTTGGTGGAACTATAAATTCAAACAGTTGGAGATGCCAGAGAGAAAATCGGTGATTTTATGTTTCAATCCTTGTTTTGGTGGAACTATAAATTCAAACATCAGAAGATGTACATAAGGATGTTAAAGAAATAAAGTTTCAATCCTTGTTTTGGTGGAACTATAAATTCAAACACATATATTATCTTACCACCGTTCAATATCTTAGGAAGTTTCAATCCTTGTTTTGGTGGAACTATAAATTCAAACACCCTTTTCATGTTCCTATCGCCTTCAAGTTGTTGGTTTCAATCCTTGTTTTGGTGGAACTATAAATTCAAACATTACCGACATCCGCAAGAAAGCGTTGTCTGAGCTATGTTTCAATCCTTGTTTTGGTGGAACTATAAATTCAAACTTACATACAGCAGATGTACTGAAAGGACTTTTAATGTTTCAATCCTTGTTTTGGTGGAACTATAAATTCAAACTTAACTGAAAGATGATGATAGCTCCAACCCTTTAATCGTTTCAATCCTTGTTTTGGTGGAACTATAAATTCAAACGAGCCGTGTCAGGGCTCGATAAATATACTTGGATGTGGTTTCAATCCTTGTTTTGGTGGAACTATAAATTCAAACCACTCCGGTCTGGATGGACATCAATCAATCAAACACATGTTTCAATCCTTGTTTTGGTGGAACTATAAATTCAAACACATCATCTCCCCAGCCACCGATCGGGTCATAGATGGTTTCAATCCTTGTTTTGGTGGAACTATAAATTCAAACGATAAAAATTGAATTTCTGATTAATCCCAGAATCAGTTTCAATCCTTGTTTTGGTGGAACTATAAATTCAAACACATGTAACAGGGAATACGTTAGAAGTAACAACTGAGTTTCAATCCTTGTTTTGGTGGAACTATAAATTCAAACAGTTACCGACACCCGCAAGAAAGCGCTGTCTGAGCTGTGTTTCAATCCTTGTTTTGGTGGAACTATAAATTCAAACTCCGGACCAAGAAATATTGGTTGAAAATGGAAGATGTTTCAATCCTTGTTTTGGTGGAACTATAAATTCAAACTAAGTTTAATTAGTGTTGTCTCTTGTGTCTTTATAGTTTCAATCCTTGTTTTGGTGGAACTATAAATTCAAACTGAACGAATGTATTGGCGTAGATGGAACATAAGAAAGTTTCAATCCTTGTTTTGGTGGAACTATAAATTCAAACTATAGCGACTAATATTGGCTATTCTGTAGCTGCTACGTTTCAATCCTTGTTTTGGTGGAACTATAAATTCAAACTAAAGCTCGTGCAGCTAAGATTAAACCGTATATGAGTTTCAATCCTTGTTTTGGTGGAACTATAAATTCAAACAGAAAAGGAAAAGGAGAAGTAGAATGCCAAAGACATGTTTCAATCCTTGTTTTGGTGGAACTATAAATTCAAACCAAGTTGTAGGTATTGGAATCCAGATAACCGTTTAGGTTTCAATCCTTGTTTTGGTGGAACTATAAATTCAAACAACATTTTCGGATGTAGAAGAGAACACACCTAAACGGTTTCAATCCTTGTTTTGGTGGAACTATAAATTCAAACTTGATTCGGATTTCATTTTTCCTTCTCCTTTTTGTTGTTTCAATCCTTGTTTTGGTGGAACTATAAATTCAAACTTTGCAATAAAATGAACATTGAATATATAGCATTAGAGTTTCAATCCTTGTTTTGGTGGAACTATAAATTCAAACGGTGATATTACTGGAACGCTGATGTCACTTCGAGAAGGTTTCAATCCTTGTTTTGGTGGAACTATAAATTCAAACAGAATTGGCGATAAGGTTTGGGATATAGTTCAAGGGTTTCAATCCTTGTTTTGGTGGAACTATAAATTCAAACATCATCCGTATAGACCATACTATCTTCAATCGTTAGTTTCAATCCTTGTTTTGGTGGAACTATAAATTCAAACTTTATATTTCTGTGTGGGTTTAATCCCTTTGCATCAAGTTTCAATCCTTGTTTTGGTGGAACTATAAATTCAAACTGAAAAGTATAGGTTGACACCAATCAAAATAAATAAGTTTCAATCCTTGTTTTGGTGGAACTATAAATTCAAACCCGCTCAGAAACCTAAGATATTCAAAAAAATACAAGTTACAAGTAAATCCCGGAACGGGTTATTTACAACAACTTAATATATAAACCTATGAAAATGATTAGATTCTCATTCTCAGAAAAATTTAACCACCTCTATTCACTGGTCAAAGAACGATTTAGGATCAAAATGTCAATAAATTAGCGTCAGATTCCACACAAATTCCTATAAGTACAATCAAGACACTTATTTTTATCTTTTGTTTTCTTAGGAAAATAATTCAAATTCAGAATATCAAAGATTATATTAATGATCTCAATTGCTTGTTTTTTCATATTATCAGTAATGTTAATTTCTTCGAGGTGATTCTTACTTCGCACATATACTAAAAAAGCTTTATCCACCTTTTTGTGAAAGTTTTCTTCTATCAAAAGAGCATAAAGAGTTTGCTGTATTTTTAAGGTTTTGTAAATTCTATTTTCCCAAAAGGCGAATTTATAATCGAGCGGTGCAGCTTCATGATTTTTTAAAAACAGAACTTCGTCAACCCTACCAACTAACCTCAACTTTTCGGAAGTCATATAAACATCGAGCTTTTTATCGATTGCTCCTATTTTTCTTCGTAAATACTCTTTATTCCGAACCATTTTAAGTTGATGGATTTCTCTACCTTTATTAACAAGAGTTCGTCTATGTTCATGTTGTTCAACTTTAAGAATATTCATATAATAAATGAAACGGGGGCAATAAAGGTATTCGATAACTTCGGAAGGGGTAACAAAGATGTTGGTTAAGGGTGAGAAGTTAGGAGTTAGTGGTGATTTTTCTGAAGGTTGAAATATTTTATTTTTCATTTTTAAACTACTCACTTCTCACTACAACAGCAGTGCTTTGATTTCATCAGTTACCAAATCTTTATCAAAAGCCTGTCCCAAAAGAACGCAACTCTTAAAATCTTCCTTGCACATCGGGAAAATATAAACAGAATCATCTTTTTTATTCATGAGTTCCTCGATCTTTATTCTTAGTTCCTTTCTTTGAGCATTATTCATATCACCAAGAAAAACAGAATATTGAACACGGTAAATACCTGCTTGCTCACAGGATTTTGCTATTTTGTTTCTAATTCTATCTTTTTTAATATCATACATTACCCAGGTGAGCATTAGAAACTCCTTTTACGATAGGTTGAAACCTATCTTTAGATTTCTTTCCGATGGATTGAAATCCATCTTTGAAACAAGAAAAATCCTGCGGATTTATTTATCAGACAACAACTCAATAATCTTTCCTTTTTCCGATTAGGAAATTTGCAAAAGCATGTGCATCAGCCTGAATCTGGTCTATAGTTTTCATGTTTTTATTTTTGTGACGAATCACAGTATCAAAAAACTCCATTAAATAAGGAATAAACATTTTTTTTCCATCTTCATTCAAAATTATACCATTTTTTATTTCATCATAATGTTTATCATCCACTTTTCGTCTTGAGAACAGGAAGAAAACAGGTTTCTCAATTAAAACTCTGTATGGTTCGATAAAATCAAAAACGAGAGATTTTTTATTATAATTATCAGAATGAAGTAAGCCAATGTATGGATCTAAACCAGCAATTATTAATGCTCGCTCAACTTTTCCATAGAGAATTCCATAACCATAATTAAGAAATGCATTGAAAGCATCTTTAGCCGGACGGGAACTACGACCATTGAATTGATAAACCGGTGGTAAAATATCAGAGAGAATACCGAAATATAAACGTGAAATATTTCCTTCAATTCCCATTATCTTATTACTATTTTTAGAGAGGGTACCTTGTAATGTAAGAAGGGATTTTCGGAAATTGTCAATACTCAAAATGATATTGTCGTATTTTGACTTTTGTTCGGGTCTTTTGGAAAGAAGTTGTTTTAGAAGATCAAGCTGGTTTG from Bacteroidales bacterium carries:
- the cas4 gene encoding CRISPR-associated protein Cas4, whose amino-acid sequence is MKNKIFQPSEKSPLTPNFSPLTNIFVTPSEVIEYLYCPRFIYYMNILKVEQHEHRRTLVNKGREIHQLKMVRNKEYLRRKIGAIDKKLDVYMTSEKLRLVGRVDEVLFLKNHEAAPLDYKFAFWENRIYKTLKIQQTLYALLIEENFHKKVDKAFLVYVRSKNHLEEINITDNMKKQAIEIINIIFDILNLNYFPKKTKDKNKCLDCTYRNLCGI
- the cas2 gene encoding CRISPR-associated endonuclease Cas2, which translates into the protein MLTWVMYDIKKDRIRNKIAKSCEQAGIYRVQYSVFLGDMNNAQRKELRIKIEELMNKKDDSVYIFPMCKEDFKSCVLLGQAFDKDLVTDEIKALLL
- the cas1 gene encoding CRISPR-associated endonuclease Cas1, giving the protein MELYLNTYGTYLHKKGDMFEVRIEETSKRISPQRISSIIISNAAQITTDAIQLALEYNIDILFLNKYGDPYGRIWFPKLGSTTFIRRRLLEIHEHDEGMDFIKHWIHRKISNQLDLLKQLLSKRPEQKSKYDNIILSIDNFRKSLLTLQGTLSKNSNKIMGIEGNISRLYFGILSDILPPVYQFNGRSSRPAKDAFNAFLNYGYGILYGKVERALIIAGLDPYIGLLHSDNYNKKSLVFDFIEPYRVLIEKPVFFLFSRRKVDDKHYDEIKNGIILNEDGKKMFIPYLMEFFDTVIRHKNKNMKTIDQIQADAHAFANFLIGKRKDY